A genomic region of Bernardetia sp. ABR2-2B contains the following coding sequences:
- a CDS encoding uroporphyrinogen-III synthase, translated as MANEANASHPTPAPKQIRSVLISQPAPLTDKSPYHDLSQRYDVKVDFRQFIEVQPVSLREFRKQRVDILDHTAVIFTSRNAVDHFFTLCKGLKITIPDDMKYFCVSEQTAIYLPKYINLRKRKLFVGERTAADLNKVIAKHKKEKFLFPCSDIRRDDIPSFLRENEIEHSEAVIYATVSSDLSDLENVNYDVIAFFSPSGIKSLFDNFPKFKQKTTRIAAFGPTTAQAVRDHNLRLDIEAPLPNAPSMTGAIEQYIRKMKEELGIE; from the coding sequence ATGGCAAACGAAGCGAATGCCTCACACCCAACACCTGCACCTAAGCAAATTCGTAGTGTATTGATTTCTCAACCTGCTCCTTTGACTGACAAATCTCCTTATCACGACCTTTCACAAAGGTATGATGTAAAGGTTGATTTCAGACAGTTTATTGAAGTGCAGCCTGTCTCTTTACGTGAGTTTAGAAAGCAACGAGTAGATATTTTAGACCATACAGCAGTAATTTTCACAAGTAGAAATGCTGTGGATCATTTTTTTACACTTTGTAAAGGGTTAAAGATTACTATTCCTGATGACATGAAATATTTTTGTGTCTCAGAACAAACTGCTATTTATCTCCCTAAATATATAAATCTTCGTAAGCGCAAACTTTTTGTAGGGGAGCGCACAGCAGCAGACTTGAACAAAGTCATTGCAAAACATAAAAAGGAAAAATTCTTATTTCCTTGTTCTGATATTCGTAGAGATGATATTCCTTCTTTTTTAAGAGAAAACGAAATTGAACATTCAGAAGCTGTCATTTATGCTACTGTTTCTAGTGATTTGTCAGACTTGGAGAATGTAAATTATGATGTAATTGCATTTTTTAGTCCTTCGGGAATAAAATCTTTATTTGATAATTTTCCTAAATTCAAGCAAAAAACTACTCGTATTGCAGCTTTTGGCCCTACAACTGCACAAGCAGTAAGAGATCACAACCTGCGTTTGGATATTGAAGCACCTCTTCCGAATGCGCCTTCTATGACAGGAGCAATCGAACAATATATTCGTAAAATGAAAGAAGAATTAGGAATTGAGTAG